The following proteins are co-located in the Candidatus Neomarinimicrobiota bacterium genome:
- a CDS encoding peptidylprolyl isomerase has translation MKTRFTLPLIALAILVFLFACSTMDSDTLATLDGESISMDDFTSHNPAVRFADKDHDYIDSKVDEFVKKALFTRVALERGLDNDPDIQSKKMKAERRQMLQYVYDRAILGAVINDDLLREIYDRSGTELKARHILVQYKGGPRSSSDRSKSEALAIMGQINNRLSKGELFEDLAKEFTEDPSGKDSGGDLGWFGWGKMVGPFQDAAFALAPGEVSNVVETTFGYHIIKLEAKREIERGSFEEEKSALKNQARKDKGQELSQRANAFLEKQKAGAGFELITENIHTFFLIFEKSTFKQAPMDEVFKKLNFSDPLFELNGKAVGGDWIIEELKAMDDGQKPRFKSENQLMTIFDQLVTQKLILDFGYGEKYEQESAFSDKINKLVERYAYDAFIASEINEALEPSDDELMAFYETNKAKKYMEKKKVVVREIFVKDSLLAVDLKKRLDAGELIDLLAGRYTERKATKDKRGQLPPFQEGRYGLMGKEAFSLEIGDIAGPVKLGNGYSIIKLEKVIPEGAKPYSKVKGRVRTEIVGELRNKRTEAVYADLKKDHSVKINHAAVRAFYDAANN, from the coding sequence ATGAAAACTCGCTTTACCCTTCCCCTCATCGCCTTGGCGATCCTGGTCTTTCTGTTTGCTTGTTCCACTATGGACAGCGATACTCTGGCCACCTTAGATGGAGAATCTATCTCCATGGATGACTTTACCTCTCATAATCCTGCCGTTCGTTTTGCTGACAAAGACCACGACTACATCGACTCAAAGGTGGATGAATTTGTCAAAAAAGCTTTGTTCACACGCGTAGCGTTAGAGCGCGGACTCGACAATGATCCCGATATTCAGTCCAAAAAAATGAAAGCTGAACGTCGCCAAATGCTCCAGTACGTCTATGACCGGGCGATCCTGGGTGCTGTCATAAATGATGATCTGCTCCGTGAGATATATGATCGGTCTGGTACCGAATTGAAAGCCAGACATATATTGGTGCAATACAAGGGCGGGCCACGCTCAAGTTCGGATCGCAGCAAGTCTGAAGCGCTGGCCATTATGGGTCAGATCAATAATCGTCTTTCAAAAGGTGAGTTGTTCGAAGACCTGGCCAAAGAATTCACTGAAGATCCTTCTGGAAAAGACAGTGGTGGTGACCTGGGCTGGTTTGGCTGGGGAAAAATGGTGGGACCTTTTCAGGATGCCGCTTTCGCTTTAGCACCAGGTGAGGTTTCCAATGTTGTTGAAACGACCTTTGGTTATCATATCATCAAACTGGAGGCTAAGCGTGAGATTGAACGCGGTTCCTTTGAAGAAGAGAAATCCGCTCTGAAAAATCAAGCGCGCAAAGATAAGGGACAAGAACTGAGTCAGCGCGCCAATGCTTTTCTGGAAAAACAAAAGGCTGGGGCTGGTTTTGAACTCATCACTGAAAACATCCATACTTTTTTCCTGATATTTGAAAAATCCACTTTTAAACAGGCTCCCATGGATGAGGTCTTCAAAAAATTGAATTTTTCAGACCCTTTGTTTGAGCTTAACGGCAAAGCGGTGGGTGGTGACTGGATCATTGAAGAGTTAAAAGCCATGGATGATGGCCAAAAACCACGTTTTAAATCAGAGAATCAGTTAATGACCATTTTTGATCAACTGGTTACCCAGAAGCTTATTCTTGATTTCGGTTATGGTGAAAAATACGAACAGGAAAGCGCTTTTTCCGACAAGATCAACAAACTGGTTGAGCGCTATGCTTATGATGCCTTTATCGCTTCTGAGATAAACGAAGCTCTTGAACCAAGCGATGATGAATTGATGGCTTTTTATGAAACCAATAAAGCCAAAAAATACATGGAAAAAAAGAAGGTTGTGGTTCGAGAGATCTTTGTCAAAGACAGTTTGCTGGCTGTTGATCTGAAAAAACGTCTGGATGCCGGCGAATTGATCGACCTGTTGGCAGGGCGTTATACTGAAAGAAAGGCCACCAAAGACAAACGCGGTCAGCTTCCTCCCTTTCAGGAGGGTCGCTATGGATTGATGGGTAAAGAGGCTTTTTCGTTGGAGATCGGTGATATCGCTGGTCCGGTCAAGCTTGGCAACGGATATTCCATAATAAAGCTCGAGAAGGTCATTCCTGAAGGAGCAAAACCCTACAGTAAGGTCAAGGGTCGCGTAAGAACTGAGATCGTGGGAGAGCTACGAAACAAGCGCACAGAAGCCGTTTATGCTGACCTCAAAAAGGATCACTCGGTTAAGATCAATCATGCTGCTGTCCGTGCTTTTTATGATGCGGCAAACAACTAA